A stretch of Thermodesulfobacteriota bacterium DNA encodes these proteins:
- a CDS encoding methyltransferase: MREAAEELLPPGYVVALRRLCLGGREVGLFQVADPNALADGMGPEDFGEDERFPYWAELWPSALALAGFVLRRGLGRETRVLELGCGLGLAGVAAALNGGQVLFTDFEPDALAFARANHALNLGTPGRTLLLDWREPPAGLSAPLVLASDVLYERRFLAPFLHTLARVLPPGGTALVAEPGRAVAEGTVEQLEARGLARNLHLEEVDAQGRIHGVWIHELSGR; this comes from the coding sequence ATGAGGGAAGCCGCCGAGGAGCTCCTGCCGCCGGGCTACGTGGTGGCCCTGCGCCGGCTGTGCCTGGGGGGGCGGGAGGTGGGGCTCTTCCAGGTGGCCGACCCCAACGCCCTGGCCGACGGGATGGGCCCCGAGGACTTCGGGGAGGACGAGCGCTTTCCCTACTGGGCGGAGCTGTGGCCCTCGGCCCTGGCGCTGGCCGGGTTCGTACTGCGCCGGGGGCTGGGGCGGGAAACTCGCGTGCTGGAGCTCGGGTGCGGGCTGGGCCTGGCGGGGGTGGCCGCGGCCCTCAACGGGGGGCAGGTGCTCTTTACGGACTTCGAGCCCGACGCGCTGGCGTTCGCCCGGGCCAACCACGCCCTGAACCTCGGCACCCCGGGGCGCACCCTGCTCCTGGACTGGCGAGAACCTCCCGCCGGGCTCTCGGCACCCCTGGTGCTGGCCTCCGACGTCCTCTACGAGCGCAGGTTCCTCGCCCCGTTCCTCCACACCCTCGCCCGGGTGCTCCCCCCCGGGGGCACCGCGCTGGTGGCGGAGCCGGGCAGGGCCGTCGCCGAGGGGACCGTGGAGCAGCTCGAGGCCCGGGGCCTGGCCCGGAACCTTCACCTGGAAGAGGTGGACGCCCAAGGCCGCATCCACGGCGTGTGGATCCACGAACTGAGTGGTCGCTGA